Sequence from the Xenorhabdus nematophila ATCC 19061 genome:
CTTATGAAACAGCAATCCAGAAAGTTCGCATGGCTGAAGATGCTTGGAATACACGTGATGCTTCCAAAGTTGCCCTTGCATACAGTAAAGATACTCAGTGGCGTAACAGGGCTGAATTTATACACGGTCGAAATGACGCCGAAAAATTTCTATCGCGTAAATGGAAAAAAGAGTTGGATTATCGGTTGATTAAAGAACTCTGGGCGGTGGAAGGCAATAGAATTGCTGTAAGGTATGCTTATGAATGGCACGATGACTCCGGAAATTGGTTTCGTTCATACGGTAATGAAAACTGGGAATTTGATGAAAATGGTCTGATGATTAATCGGTTTGCCTGCATTAATGATATGCCTGTCAGTCAGAATGAACGGAAATTCCATTGGCCTCTGGGACGTCGTCCTGATGATCATCCCGGACTGAGCGAACTGGGACTATGATTTAAACGCAGCTTCTTTATGAATATGGATAAGTAGACTTCAACATGCGCAGAACAGATCATCTTGGTGGAATAACGGCATTTTTGGGTATTAAATTTTTTCAACGTTCCATACGTAGCCTGAGTCTCACGCCTGACGGTGAAATATTCTTGATGAACTGTCAAAATGCCATTGATATTCTTGAACAAGCTGAAGCCGATCTCACTTCGCATATTGCTTATCCCTCGGGAAGACTCCGTGTCGATTTGATTGAGGCAAGTATTGATCTTGCTATACGTATTGGTGAGTTATCTGATAGCTGCGGATTGGTTGCCCGTCGATTAACGGTTCAGAAACTGATTATTTGCGCCTCACCGGATTCTTTGCGGTCTAATGGAGAACCATAATCCTTGAGGAATTAAGTCAACATCGGTGTATCGTGGGGTTTCGCAGAAGTCAGACTATTTCTTGGTTATTTAAAGAAAAGAACGGAGAGATAAAACGTTACACTCCACCAGCAACGTATGAATTTGCTGACGGAAATGCAATATTAGCGGCGACACTGGGCGGATATGGATTTGCCCAGTTACCGTTATTACCTAAGATCCGCCATGTTGTAGATACTTTGGTGGATATGGCAGAAATCGGCTTGCAGGATTAATATGCAACTTTGTTTTGATAAGCGCTGTTTTTCATATAGATGGTGAAAAGTGCCATGGATGCCCAGAGTACGCCAGCAGTTGACGAAAAATATGTATAACGCTCGGTTCATGGATAAGCTGTACGTCATTGAAAAGAAAATACCCTGCGTTGTTGTAGTACACTGGTTTGAAAAAATAATGGTGATAAAAAAGAGTATTGAATAATGATTGTGTTAATTGCTGGTGCCTCACATACAGGAAAAACCTTGTTAGCCCAAAGGTTATTAGAAAAATACAATATTACATATCTATCAATAGACCATCTGAAAATGGGGTTGATAAGAAGTGGTAATACAGCGTTAACACCAGAAGATGATGAGGAGCTTGAGCCGTATCTTTGGTCTATCGTTA
This genomic interval carries:
- a CDS encoding DUF1348 family protein; this translates as MSDPIETKEMQERKAPFPPFTYETAIQKVRMAEDAWNTRDASKVALAYSKDTQWRNRAEFIHGRNDAEKFLSRKWKKELDYRLIKELWAVEGNRIAVRYAYEWHDDSGNWFRSYGNENWEFDENGLMINRFACINDMPVSQNERKFHWPLGRRPDDHPGLSELGL